In Candidatus Rokuibacteriota bacterium, a single window of DNA contains:
- the ggt gene encoding gamma-glutamyltransferase, with amino-acid sequence MPPHRQAYRPVVMGRRGVATSAHPLASMAGIQMLMEGGNAVDAAVAVASALNVVEPFMSGIGGIGLMVISSARRRERVVLDFIGRAPKAADPERVTAAELEGGPKSCATPGNLGGWLAALDRFGTMPRQRVLAPAVRLAEEGVPLTWKNCEFFEKARDTLKRSAAAQRIYLGNGSPRAGGLLVQKELAATYRQVAEGGAEVFYRGPIGRAICRAVQEAGGWLAEADLAAFTPEWRAPLTIPFKGVEIATVPPPFSAFQYLEILNILEAYDLAGWGHNSADYLHHLIEAVKLASADRLAYAYLAEVPIGGLVSKAYSASQRTRIDPTRAAVSEGERFDPIRLPGQILPGPPADFRGEHTTHFACADSEGNVVTVTQTLGVPFGSGFAVDGTGVVLNNILKWTDLHAESPNRLRPGRKAGTMMSPTQIFRDGWFFMSIGTPGSYGILQTTPQMILNVLEFGMNIQEAIEAPRVRIYRDRLVDAEARIPREVRDELARRGHQVNVIDDWSWIVGGGQGITRDPDSGALQGGADPRRDGYALAL; translated from the coding sequence CGTACCGACCGGTCGTGATGGGGCGCCGGGGGGTCGCGACTTCGGCCCACCCGCTCGCGTCCATGGCGGGAATCCAGATGCTGATGGAAGGCGGCAACGCGGTGGACGCGGCCGTGGCCGTGGCCAGCGCGTTGAACGTGGTCGAGCCCTTCATGTCGGGGATCGGCGGGATCGGCCTCATGGTGATCTCCTCGGCGCGGCGGAGAGAACGCGTCGTCCTGGACTTCATCGGGCGAGCGCCGAAGGCCGCCGACCCCGAGCGGGTCACGGCCGCCGAGCTCGAGGGCGGCCCCAAGTCCTGCGCGACGCCCGGGAACCTGGGCGGGTGGCTCGCCGCGCTCGATCGCTTCGGGACGATGCCGAGGCAGCGTGTCCTGGCTCCTGCGGTCCGTCTCGCCGAGGAGGGCGTGCCGCTGACCTGGAAGAACTGCGAGTTCTTCGAGAAGGCGCGCGACACGCTGAAGCGCTCCGCCGCGGCGCAGCGCATCTACCTCGGCAACGGGAGCCCGCGCGCCGGGGGTCTCCTCGTCCAGAAGGAGCTGGCGGCGACGTACCGTCAGGTGGCCGAGGGAGGCGCCGAGGTCTTCTACCGGGGCCCGATCGGGCGCGCGATCTGCCGGGCGGTCCAGGAGGCCGGCGGCTGGCTCGCCGAGGCTGACCTGGCGGCGTTCACCCCCGAGTGGCGCGCGCCGCTCACGATTCCCTTCAAGGGGGTCGAGATCGCCACCGTGCCGCCGCCCTTTTCGGCGTTCCAGTATCTGGAGATCCTGAACATCCTGGAAGCGTACGACCTCGCGGGCTGGGGGCATAACTCGGCCGACTACCTCCATCACCTGATCGAGGCGGTGAAGCTCGCCTCAGCCGATCGCCTGGCCTACGCGTACCTCGCCGAGGTTCCCATCGGGGGTCTGGTCTCCAAGGCGTATTCAGCCTCCCAGCGGACGCGGATCGATCCCACGCGCGCTGCGGTGAGCGAGGGTGAGCGGTTCGACCCGATCCGCCTGCCCGGCCAGATCCTCCCCGGCCCCCCGGCCGATTTCCGGGGCGAGCACACCACCCACTTCGCCTGCGCGGACTCGGAGGGCAACGTCGTGACCGTCACTCAGACGCTCGGGGTGCCGTTCGGCTCCGGCTTCGCCGTCGACGGAACCGGGGTCGTCCTGAACAACATCCTGAAGTGGACGGATCTCCACGCCGAGAGCCCGAACCGGCTCCGCCCGGGCCGGAAGGCGGGGACGATGATGTCACCGACCCAGATCTTCCGCGACGGCTGGTTCTTCATGTCGATCGGGACTCCCGGCTCCTACGGCATCCTCCAGACCACGCCCCAGATGATCCTGAACGTGCTCGAGTTCGGCATGAACATCCAGGAGGCCATCGAGGCGCCGCGCGTCCGGATCTACCGCGATCGCCTCGTGGACGCGGAAGCGCGGATTCCGCGCGAGGTGCGTGACGAGCTGGCGCGGCGCGGCCACCAGGTCAACGTCATCGACGACTGGTCGTGGATCGTCGGCGGCGGGCAGGGCATCACGCGCGACCCCGATTCGGGGGCGCTTCAGGGCGGGGCGGATCCGCGTCGCGACGGTTACGCGCTCGCGCTCTGA
- a CDS encoding haloacid dehalogenase type II: MAAIRGILFDAYGTLFDVHSVVEAGRAITADPQTLSLAWRQKQLEYTWLRALMGRYVDFWQVTEAALRYAARRLGLSASEAQLEQLMQAYLSLAAFREVRATLERLRGIPLAILSNGSPAMLAAAVTSSGLGGAFVHVLSVDAVKTYKPSPEVYGLGTRAMGLPAPELLFVSANAWDVAGAKAFGYQVCWCNRTQAPMEELGVAPDFTVGRLDELPALVASAPRGGTAA, encoded by the coding sequence ATGGCAGCGATTCGAGGCATCCTCTTCGACGCCTACGGCACGCTCTTCGACGTCCACTCGGTCGTCGAGGCCGGACGCGCCATCACTGCGGACCCGCAGACCCTCTCGCTCGCCTGGCGCCAGAAGCAGCTCGAGTACACCTGGCTTCGCGCGCTGATGGGCCGCTACGTGGACTTCTGGCAGGTGACGGAAGCCGCGCTTCGCTACGCGGCGCGCCGACTCGGGCTGTCGGCGAGCGAGGCCCAGCTCGAGCAGCTCATGCAGGCCTACCTCTCCCTCGCCGCGTTCCGCGAGGTCAGGGCCACGCTCGAGCGGCTCCGCGGGATCCCGCTGGCCATCCTCTCCAACGGCTCCCCCGCGATGCTGGCGGCGGCGGTGACGTCGAGCGGGCTCGGGGGCGCCTTCGTCCACGTCCTCTCCGTCGACGCGGTCAAGACCTACAAGCCGTCGCCGGAGGTCTACGGGCTAGGGACGCGCGCGATGGGGCTGCCCGCGCCCGAGCTGCTCTTCGTCTCGGCCAACGCCTGGGACGTGGCCGGGGCCAAGGCCTTCGGCTACCAGGTGTGCTGGTGCAACCGGACGCAGGCGCCGATGGAGGAGCTGGGGGTCGCCCCCGACTTCACCGTCGGGCGCCTGGACGAGCTGCCCGCCCTCGTCGCGTCCGCGCCCCGCGGTGGAACCGCCGCCTGA